TCGAATGCTCTCTTCCGACAGATGATACTTCTTCTGAAGCTCTGCTACGGAATCGCCTTTTCGATGACAACTGAAAATTTCCTCATTGCGGTTTGCTATCTCTTTCCTCGAACCGCTGTTCTCGCCCCATCTAACCCGCTCTTCCGTTTTCTTCGGGATGTAGAGCAGTTCACCTTGGATGTATCCCTGAAGCTCTTTGAGCAAGCCAGGGGGGAGCACATCCTTCCCATTTACATAACTCAACTTGCATTTCCTCCTTCAACAGGTGTGTTCCTATGC
This genomic stretch from Paenibacillus sp. FSL H7-0737 harbors:
- a CDS encoding CD3324 family protein is translated as MSYVNGKDVLPPGLLKELQGYIQGELLYIPKKTEERVRWGENSGSRKEIANRNEEIFSCHRKGDSVAELQKKYHLSEESIRKIISKMRLAINC